In Acinonyx jubatus isolate Ajub_Pintada_27869175 chromosome B3, VMU_Ajub_asm_v1.0, whole genome shotgun sequence, a genomic segment contains:
- the GEMIN2 gene encoding gem-associated protein 2 isoform X6: protein MAWIPAESAVEELMPRLLPVEPCDLTESFDPSVPPSTPQEYLRRVQIEAAQCPDVVVAQIDPKKLKRKQSVNVSLSGCQPAPEGYSPTLQWQQQQVAQFSSVRQSVIRHRSHWKSQQLDSNVTMPKSEDEEGWKKFCLGERLCAEGAVGPATSEGPGIDYVQATVTSVLEYLSNWFGERDFTPELDSKDDERVPALNLLICLVSRYFDQRDLADEPS, encoded by the exons ATGGCGTGGATACCAGCAGAGTCTGCAGTAGAAGAGTTGATGCCCCGGCTGTTGCCAGTGGAGCCCTGCGACTTGACAGAAAGTTTTGATCCCTCCGTACCCCCGAGCACGCCTCAGGAATACTTGAGGCGGGTCCA GATTGAAGCAGCTCAATGCCCAGATGTTGTGGTAGCTCAAATTgacccaaagaagttgaaaaggAAGCAAAGTGTGAATGTTTCT CTTTCAGGATGCCAGCCTGCTCCTGAAGGATATTCTCCCACTCTTCAGTGGCAACAACAACAAGTGGCACAGTTTTCATCTGTTCGACAG AGTGTGATCAGACATAGAAGTCACTGGAAATCACAACAGTTGGACAGTAATGTGACCATG ccaaAGTCTGAAGATGAAGAAGGCTGGAAAAAATTTTGTCTGGGTGAAAGGTTATGTGCTGAAGGGGCTGTGGGACCAGCTACAAGTGAAGGTCCTGGAATCGATTATGTACAA gCAACAGTAACTAGTGTCTTGGAATATCTGAGTAATTGGTTTGGAGAAAGAGACTTTACTCCAGAATTG gaCAGCAAAGATGATGAGCGGGTTCCTGCTTTGAATTTATTAATCTGCCTGGTTAGCAG GTATTTTGACCAACGTGATTTAGCTGATGAACCATCTTGA
- the GEMIN2 gene encoding gem-associated protein 2 isoform X5, which translates to MAWIPAESAVEELMPRLLPVEPCDLTESFDPSVPPSTPQEYLRRVQIEAAQCPDVVVAQIDPKKLKRKQSVNVSLSGCQPAPEGYSPTLQWQQQQVAQFSSVRQSVIRHRSHWKSQQLDSNVTMPKSEDEEGWKKFCLGERLCAEGAVGPATSEGPGIDYVQIGFPPLLSIVSRMNQATVTSVLEYLSNWFGERDFTPELDSKDDERVPALNLLICLVSRLQAQCKAQHRA; encoded by the exons ATGGCGTGGATACCAGCAGAGTCTGCAGTAGAAGAGTTGATGCCCCGGCTGTTGCCAGTGGAGCCCTGCGACTTGACAGAAAGTTTTGATCCCTCCGTACCCCCGAGCACGCCTCAGGAATACTTGAGGCGGGTCCA GATTGAAGCAGCTCAATGCCCAGATGTTGTGGTAGCTCAAATTgacccaaagaagttgaaaaggAAGCAAAGTGTGAATGTTTCT CTTTCAGGATGCCAGCCTGCTCCTGAAGGATATTCTCCCACTCTTCAGTGGCAACAACAACAAGTGGCACAGTTTTCATCTGTTCGACAG AGTGTGATCAGACATAGAAGTCACTGGAAATCACAACAGTTGGACAGTAATGTGACCATG ccaaAGTCTGAAGATGAAGAAGGCTGGAAAAAATTTTGTCTGGGTGAAAGGTTATGTGCTGAAGGGGCTGTGGGACCAGCTACAAGTGAAGGTCCTGGAATCGATTATGTACAA attggTTTTCCTCCCTTGCTTAGTATTGTTAGCAGAATGAATCAG gCAACAGTAACTAGTGTCTTGGAATATCTGAGTAATTGGTTTGGAGAAAGAGACTTTACTCCAGAATTG gaCAGCAAAGATGATGAGCGGGTTCCTGCTTTGAATTTATTAATCTGCCTGGTTAGCAG gcttcaagctcagt
- the GEMIN2 gene encoding gem-associated protein 2 isoform X2: MAWIPAESAVEELMPRLLPVEPCDLTESFDPSVPPSTPQEYLRRVQIEAAQCPDVVVAQIDPKKLKRKQSVNVSLSGCQPAPEGYSPTLQWQQQQVAQFSSVRQSVIRHRSHWKSQQLDSNVTMPKSEDEEGWKKFCLGERLCAEGAVGPATSEGPGIDYVQIGFPPLLSIVSRMNQATVTSVLEYLSNWFGERDFTPELGRWLYALLACLEKPLLPEAHSLIRQLARRCSEVRLLVDSKDDERVPALNLLICLVSRLQAQCKAQHRA, from the exons ATGGCGTGGATACCAGCAGAGTCTGCAGTAGAAGAGTTGATGCCCCGGCTGTTGCCAGTGGAGCCCTGCGACTTGACAGAAAGTTTTGATCCCTCCGTACCCCCGAGCACGCCTCAGGAATACTTGAGGCGGGTCCA GATTGAAGCAGCTCAATGCCCAGATGTTGTGGTAGCTCAAATTgacccaaagaagttgaaaaggAAGCAAAGTGTGAATGTTTCT CTTTCAGGATGCCAGCCTGCTCCTGAAGGATATTCTCCCACTCTTCAGTGGCAACAACAACAAGTGGCACAGTTTTCATCTGTTCGACAG AGTGTGATCAGACATAGAAGTCACTGGAAATCACAACAGTTGGACAGTAATGTGACCATG ccaaAGTCTGAAGATGAAGAAGGCTGGAAAAAATTTTGTCTGGGTGAAAGGTTATGTGCTGAAGGGGCTGTGGGACCAGCTACAAGTGAAGGTCCTGGAATCGATTATGTACAA attggTTTTCCTCCCTTGCTTAGTATTGTTAGCAGAATGAATCAG gCAACAGTAACTAGTGTCTTGGAATATCTGAGTAATTGGTTTGGAGAAAGAGACTTTACTCCAGAATTG GGAAGGTGGCTTTATGCTTTATTGGCTTGTCTTGAAAAACCTTTATTACCTGAGGCTCATTCACTGATTCGGCAGCTTGCAAGAAGGTGCTCTGAAGTAAGACTCTTAGTG gaCAGCAAAGATGATGAGCGGGTTCCTGCTTTGAATTTATTAATCTGCCTGGTTAGCAG gcttcaagctcagt
- the GEMIN2 gene encoding gem-associated protein 2 isoform X4, with protein MAWIPAESAVEELMPRLLPVEPCDLTESFDPSVPPSTPQEYLRRVQIEAAQCPDVVVAQIDPKKLKRKQSVNVSLSGCQPAPEGYSPTLQWQQQQVAQFSSVRQSVIRHRSHWKSQQLDSNVTMPKSEDEEGWKKFCLGERLCAEGAVGPATSEGPGIDYVQIGFPPLLSIVSRMNQATVTSVLEYLSNWFGERDFTPELDSKDDERVPALNLLICLVSRYFDQRDLADEPS; from the exons ATGGCGTGGATACCAGCAGAGTCTGCAGTAGAAGAGTTGATGCCCCGGCTGTTGCCAGTGGAGCCCTGCGACTTGACAGAAAGTTTTGATCCCTCCGTACCCCCGAGCACGCCTCAGGAATACTTGAGGCGGGTCCA GATTGAAGCAGCTCAATGCCCAGATGTTGTGGTAGCTCAAATTgacccaaagaagttgaaaaggAAGCAAAGTGTGAATGTTTCT CTTTCAGGATGCCAGCCTGCTCCTGAAGGATATTCTCCCACTCTTCAGTGGCAACAACAACAAGTGGCACAGTTTTCATCTGTTCGACAG AGTGTGATCAGACATAGAAGTCACTGGAAATCACAACAGTTGGACAGTAATGTGACCATG ccaaAGTCTGAAGATGAAGAAGGCTGGAAAAAATTTTGTCTGGGTGAAAGGTTATGTGCTGAAGGGGCTGTGGGACCAGCTACAAGTGAAGGTCCTGGAATCGATTATGTACAA attggTTTTCCTCCCTTGCTTAGTATTGTTAGCAGAATGAATCAG gCAACAGTAACTAGTGTCTTGGAATATCTGAGTAATTGGTTTGGAGAAAGAGACTTTACTCCAGAATTG gaCAGCAAAGATGATGAGCGGGTTCCTGCTTTGAATTTATTAATCTGCCTGGTTAGCAG GTATTTTGACCAACGTGATTTAGCTGATGAACCATCTTGA
- the GEMIN2 gene encoding gem-associated protein 2 isoform X1 — protein MAWIPAESAVEELMPRLLPVEPCDLTESFDPSVPPSTPQEYLRRVQIEAAQCPDVVVAQIDPKKLKRKQSVNVSLSGCQPAPEGYSPTLQWQQQQVAQFSSVRQSVIRHRSHWKSQQLDSNVTMPKSEDEEGWKKFCLGERLCAEGAVGPATSEGPGIDYVQIGFPPLLSIVSRMNQATVTSVLEYLSNWFGERDFTPELGRWLYALLACLEKPLLPEAHSLIRQLARRCSEVRLLVDSKDDERVPALNLLICLVSRYFDQRDLADEPS, from the exons ATGGCGTGGATACCAGCAGAGTCTGCAGTAGAAGAGTTGATGCCCCGGCTGTTGCCAGTGGAGCCCTGCGACTTGACAGAAAGTTTTGATCCCTCCGTACCCCCGAGCACGCCTCAGGAATACTTGAGGCGGGTCCA GATTGAAGCAGCTCAATGCCCAGATGTTGTGGTAGCTCAAATTgacccaaagaagttgaaaaggAAGCAAAGTGTGAATGTTTCT CTTTCAGGATGCCAGCCTGCTCCTGAAGGATATTCTCCCACTCTTCAGTGGCAACAACAACAAGTGGCACAGTTTTCATCTGTTCGACAG AGTGTGATCAGACATAGAAGTCACTGGAAATCACAACAGTTGGACAGTAATGTGACCATG ccaaAGTCTGAAGATGAAGAAGGCTGGAAAAAATTTTGTCTGGGTGAAAGGTTATGTGCTGAAGGGGCTGTGGGACCAGCTACAAGTGAAGGTCCTGGAATCGATTATGTACAA attggTTTTCCTCCCTTGCTTAGTATTGTTAGCAGAATGAATCAG gCAACAGTAACTAGTGTCTTGGAATATCTGAGTAATTGGTTTGGAGAAAGAGACTTTACTCCAGAATTG GGAAGGTGGCTTTATGCTTTATTGGCTTGTCTTGAAAAACCTTTATTACCTGAGGCTCATTCACTGATTCGGCAGCTTGCAAGAAGGTGCTCTGAAGTAAGACTCTTAGTG gaCAGCAAAGATGATGAGCGGGTTCCTGCTTTGAATTTATTAATCTGCCTGGTTAGCAG GTATTTTGACCAACGTGATTTAGCTGATGAACCATCTTGA
- the GEMIN2 gene encoding gem-associated protein 2 isoform X3 produces MAWIPAESAVEELMPRLLPVEPCDLTESFDPSVPPSTPQEYLRRVQIEAAQCPDVVVAQIDPKKLKRKQSVNVSLSGCQPAPEGYSPTLQWQQQQVAQFSSVRQSVIRHRSHWKSQQLDSNVTMPKSEDEEGWKKFCLGERLCAEGAVGPATSEGPGIDYVQATVTSVLEYLSNWFGERDFTPELGRWLYALLACLEKPLLPEAHSLIRQLARRCSEVRLLVDSKDDERVPALNLLICLVSRYFDQRDLADEPS; encoded by the exons ATGGCGTGGATACCAGCAGAGTCTGCAGTAGAAGAGTTGATGCCCCGGCTGTTGCCAGTGGAGCCCTGCGACTTGACAGAAAGTTTTGATCCCTCCGTACCCCCGAGCACGCCTCAGGAATACTTGAGGCGGGTCCA GATTGAAGCAGCTCAATGCCCAGATGTTGTGGTAGCTCAAATTgacccaaagaagttgaaaaggAAGCAAAGTGTGAATGTTTCT CTTTCAGGATGCCAGCCTGCTCCTGAAGGATATTCTCCCACTCTTCAGTGGCAACAACAACAAGTGGCACAGTTTTCATCTGTTCGACAG AGTGTGATCAGACATAGAAGTCACTGGAAATCACAACAGTTGGACAGTAATGTGACCATG ccaaAGTCTGAAGATGAAGAAGGCTGGAAAAAATTTTGTCTGGGTGAAAGGTTATGTGCTGAAGGGGCTGTGGGACCAGCTACAAGTGAAGGTCCTGGAATCGATTATGTACAA gCAACAGTAACTAGTGTCTTGGAATATCTGAGTAATTGGTTTGGAGAAAGAGACTTTACTCCAGAATTG GGAAGGTGGCTTTATGCTTTATTGGCTTGTCTTGAAAAACCTTTATTACCTGAGGCTCATTCACTGATTCGGCAGCTTGCAAGAAGGTGCTCTGAAGTAAGACTCTTAGTG gaCAGCAAAGATGATGAGCGGGTTCCTGCTTTGAATTTATTAATCTGCCTGGTTAGCAG GTATTTTGACCAACGTGATTTAGCTGATGAACCATCTTGA